Proteins from a genomic interval of Gordonia sp. SL306:
- a CDS encoding hydroxysqualene dehydroxylase, translating to MHCVVVGGGLAGLASAVWLAEAGHRVTLLERRGSLGGRTIAMPVAAVDDVPDNGQHVFASGYQHLMRYLDSVGTREHVAFPGHMTVRMPGGGTRRSSFGGVAGLRAAIGDLPGVTGLDRWRTARAQATLIRQALRQPPWLDDVTADEWFRRIGMPQSARDALWDGIVIGLTGDKPDISSAKVPADLLVTGIRRARESRTPISIGYPTVDLDTLFVDGAEKVFADTGVDVRHRAVVASVDVVDDTVTGVTLTDGERISAEAVICAVPVWNVKGLLDQVPGHEQIYAAVENLTPVPIVSVNLYLDRSIGMADWGEILYGGEGVLEQVWDRQRMHDRDPSRHHLYSTTVSAAYELTAKSNTEITDLQMGMLRRYYPDAAGATVIHSHVVRMPKSTFAQRPGTAGVRPDQRTMVKGLALAGDWTRTDWTTTMEGACQSAARAVEVILEGSSENR from the coding sequence ATGCATTGCGTGGTCGTGGGTGGGGGGCTGGCCGGGCTGGCGTCGGCGGTGTGGCTCGCGGAAGCAGGGCACCGCGTGACGCTCCTGGAACGACGCGGATCGCTCGGCGGGCGCACGATCGCGATGCCGGTGGCGGCGGTCGACGACGTTCCCGACAACGGGCAGCACGTGTTCGCGAGCGGCTACCAGCACCTCATGCGATATCTCGACAGCGTCGGGACACGAGAGCATGTGGCCTTTCCCGGTCACATGACCGTCCGCATGCCCGGCGGCGGCACACGTCGTTCCTCGTTCGGTGGCGTCGCGGGCCTGCGCGCCGCGATCGGCGATCTGCCCGGCGTCACCGGCCTGGACCGATGGCGGACGGCACGCGCCCAGGCCACGCTGATCCGGCAGGCGCTGCGCCAGCCGCCCTGGCTCGACGACGTCACCGCCGACGAGTGGTTCCGTCGGATCGGTATGCCGCAGTCGGCGCGAGACGCATTGTGGGACGGCATCGTGATCGGGTTGACCGGTGACAAGCCCGACATCTCGTCGGCCAAGGTGCCTGCCGACCTTCTCGTGACCGGTATCCGGCGGGCACGCGAGAGCCGGACGCCGATCTCGATCGGTTACCCGACTGTCGATCTCGACACCTTGTTCGTCGACGGCGCCGAGAAAGTCTTCGCCGACACCGGTGTCGACGTGCGGCACCGAGCGGTCGTCGCATCGGTCGATGTCGTCGACGACACGGTCACGGGAGTCACCCTCACCGACGGTGAACGCATCTCCGCGGAGGCGGTCATCTGCGCCGTGCCGGTGTGGAACGTCAAGGGCCTACTCGACCAGGTGCCCGGTCACGAACAGATCTACGCCGCGGTGGAGAACCTGACACCGGTCCCCATCGTCAGCGTCAACCTCTACCTCGACCGCTCGATCGGGATGGCCGACTGGGGCGAGATCCTTTACGGCGGTGAGGGGGTGCTCGAGCAGGTGTGGGATCGCCAGCGGATGCACGACCGCGACCCGTCCCGGCACCACCTCTATTCCACGACGGTCTCGGCGGCCTACGAGCTGACCGCGAAGTCGAACACAGAGATCACCGACCTCCAGATGGGGATGCTGCGCAGGTACTACCCGGATGCCGCCGGGGCCACGGTCATCCACAGTCACGTGGTGCGGATGCCGAAATCCACGTTCGCGCAACGTCCGGGGACCGCGGGTGTCCGGCCCGACCAGCGCACCATGGTGAAAGGCCTGGCTCTGGCCGGTGACTGGACGCGCACCGACTGGACCACCACGATGGAAGGCGCGTGCCAGAGTGCCGCGCGCGCCGT
- a CDS encoding GntR family transcriptional regulator, with product MADQPGALLGLQRTNLREQAVAALRTAITRGELRPRSALIETELSERLGISRGTLREALRQLQQEGLVVPGPRGRLSVRSLERHEVRDIFAVRAALEALAAADLAALPDRAAAVAELRETLDRMQRAGTENLDDRIEADLDFHRALCRLTGNDTLVHSWTSLEGSIRMSIMYAGTQRAVGNMDVDRHAVIIDAIDSGNAGDARDAIVEHMNWAADNLVNSFA from the coding sequence ATGGCGGACCAACCCGGCGCGCTCCTCGGTCTGCAGCGCACCAACCTGCGTGAACAAGCCGTGGCGGCCCTTCGGACCGCGATCACCCGCGGCGAACTCCGACCGCGTAGTGCCCTGATCGAAACCGAGCTCTCCGAGCGACTGGGGATCAGCCGCGGCACCCTGCGCGAGGCGCTTCGGCAACTGCAGCAGGAGGGACTTGTCGTTCCGGGGCCGCGGGGCCGACTGTCGGTCCGAAGCCTGGAACGGCATGAGGTCCGTGACATCTTTGCCGTGCGCGCGGCACTGGAAGCGCTGGCGGCGGCGGACCTGGCCGCACTGCCGGACCGCGCGGCAGCAGTCGCCGAGCTCCGCGAGACCCTCGACCGCATGCAACGCGCCGGCACCGAGAACCTGGACGACCGTATCGAAGCCGACCTCGACTTCCATCGCGCCCTCTGTCGGTTGACCGGCAACGACACCCTCGTGCATTCCTGGACGTCGCTCGAGGGCTCCATCCGCATGTCGATAATGTACGCGGGCACCCAGCGTGCCGTCGGCAACATGGACGTCGATCGCCACGCGGTCATCATCGACGCGATCGACAGCGGCAATGCCGGCGATGCGCGAGACGCTATCGTCGAACACATGAACTGGGCGGCAGACAATTTGGTCAACAGCTTCGCCTGA
- a CDS encoding transketolase family protein, producing the protein MTTAAPKLKTSAMIASFVDPGQRTATAPFGHALVRAAEADPRIVGLSADLAKYTDMHILAQAMPERFFQMGMAEQLLLGAAAGMAETGLIPFASTYSVFAARRAYDFLCLDIAEPNLNVNIVGGLPGLTTGYGPSHQATEDMAIFRGMPNLTIVDPCDSIDIEQAVPQLAAAPGPSYLRLLRGKVATVLDEYDYSFELGKAKVLRPGNDVVFVSSGLMTMRALQAADRLAKHNVDVGVVHAPTIKPFDADTVVAELSTGRRAYTLENHTKVGGLFETVAAAIVERGVGVQVGAIALPDAFLDAGALPTLHERYGLSTDRIEARVLAEL; encoded by the coding sequence ATGACCACCGCAGCACCCAAACTCAAGACCTCCGCGATGATCGCGTCGTTCGTCGATCCCGGTCAACGCACGGCGACAGCACCATTCGGACATGCGCTGGTGCGTGCCGCCGAAGCCGACCCGCGGATCGTCGGCCTCAGCGCCGACCTCGCCAAGTACACCGACATGCACATCCTCGCCCAGGCCATGCCCGAGCGCTTCTTCCAGATGGGCATGGCCGAGCAGCTGCTCCTCGGTGCCGCCGCCGGCATGGCCGAGACCGGCCTGATCCCGTTCGCATCCACCTACTCGGTGTTCGCCGCGCGGCGTGCCTACGACTTCTTGTGCCTCGACATCGCCGAACCCAATCTCAACGTCAACATCGTCGGCGGTCTGCCTGGACTGACCACCGGCTACGGCCCCAGCCACCAGGCGACCGAAGACATGGCCATCTTCCGCGGAATGCCGAATCTGACGATCGTCGACCCCTGCGACTCGATCGACATCGAACAGGCGGTCCCACAGCTCGCGGCCGCTCCCGGCCCGTCGTACCTGCGACTACTGCGCGGTAAAGTCGCCACCGTCCTCGATGAATACGACTATTCCTTCGAACTCGGCAAGGCCAAGGTGCTGCGCCCGGGCAACGACGTCGTCTTCGTCTCCTCGGGACTCATGACCATGCGCGCCCTCCAGGCCGCCGACCGGCTCGCCAAGCACAACGTCGACGTCGGCGTCGTGCACGCCCCGACGATCAAACCGTTCGATGCCGACACCGTGGTGGCCGAGTTGTCCACGGGTCGCCGGGCCTACACGCTGGAGAACCACACCAAGGTGGGCGGCCTGTTCGAGACCGTCGCAGCGGCGATCGTCGAGCGTGGCGTCGGTGTGCAGGTGGGTGCAATCGCGCTGCCGGACGCGTTCCTCGATGCGGGCGCCTTGCCGACTCTGCATGAACGATACGGATTGTCCACCGACCGCATCGAAGCACGCGTGCTGGCCGAGCTGTGA
- a CDS encoding transketolase, protein MTVTSTTKTLTAQSLSERRRVVADFAYRMRHHVIDMGEVQGQGYVGQALGAADILATVYGDHLRYRADDPHWSERDRFLLSTGHYAIGLYAALAAAGIIETEELLTYAMDDSRLPMSGMASYTPGMEISGGSLGHGLTVAVGMALGLRHQGSESRVFNFLSDGELDEGSTWEAAMGAHHHQLGNLIAMVDMNALQADGPTSGVLNIEPVEQKWQAAGWYVRRVNGNEPEALLDAFDDVTARATPRGTPSIVICDTRVGYGATILENREKAHFMRIEEHEWQICRDQLTDRFSTTSTPKA, encoded by the coding sequence ATGACTGTCACCTCGACCACCAAAACCCTTACCGCCCAATCCCTCTCCGAGCGTCGGCGCGTCGTCGCCGACTTCGCCTACCGGATGCGCCACCACGTCATCGACATGGGCGAAGTGCAGGGACAGGGCTACGTCGGACAGGCGCTCGGCGCCGCCGACATCCTGGCCACGGTCTACGGCGACCATCTCCGCTACCGCGCCGACGACCCGCACTGGTCGGAGCGCGACCGGTTCCTGCTGTCCACCGGTCACTATGCGATCGGCCTCTACGCGGCGCTGGCCGCCGCGGGGATAATCGAGACCGAGGAGTTGCTCACCTACGCGATGGACGACTCCCGGTTGCCGATGTCCGGAATGGCCTCCTACACGCCGGGTATGGAGATCTCCGGGGGATCGCTCGGTCACGGGCTGACCGTCGCGGTCGGGATGGCCCTCGGCCTGCGACACCAGGGTTCGGAGTCTCGCGTCTTCAACTTCCTGTCCGACGGCGAGCTCGACGAGGGATCGACTTGGGAAGCCGCGATGGGCGCCCACCATCACCAACTCGGCAACCTGATCGCCATGGTCGACATGAACGCACTGCAGGCCGACGGCCCGACGTCCGGCGTGCTGAACATCGAACCGGTGGAACAGAAGTGGCAGGCCGCCGGCTGGTACGTCCGCCGCGTCAACGGCAACGAACCGGAGGCATTGCTCGATGCGTTCGACGATGTGACCGCCCGCGCAACTCCGCGCGGCACGCCGTCCATCGTCATCTGCGACACCCGGGTGGGCTACGGCGCGACCATTCTCGAGAACCGCGAAAAAGCACACTTCATGCGCATCGAGGAACACGAATGGCAGATCTGCCGCGATCAGCTCACCGACCGCTTCTCCACCACCAGTACCCCGAAGGCCTGA
- a CDS encoding MFS transporter: MRGPVNGSPDARRVAVGSSVGAVIETYDFIGFGTAAALYFGTAFFPGQSSVAGTLAAFATLGVGFAARPIGGVIGGHLGDRVGRKPVLVASLILMGLATFAIGLLPTYAQVGVIAPILLVVVRIIQGLAFGAEWGGAILMSYEHAPWRKKGRYTGIVQAGFPVGLLLANLVFLGSVHLAGDWAWRVPFLSSIVLVIVGLIIRAKVPESPVFEEVKDAGKVEKSPIVESIKHDWRDILRGIGLRIAETAGYAVSITYMISYLHNEDLASKSETLTSLCIASAIGIGATVGWATLTDKIGRRPVYICVCAFAVIFAIPMFLLVNTGLILFIGATIILSYAVCQNALAGAQGAWFPELFDAARRASGASLAYQISAMVAGFTPFITTLLFVWLGWIGPALLFALYAAIGLVAALSTRETWGPEERRLAAEAERNAADRPFVPEPAKELL; the protein is encoded by the coding sequence ATGCGCGGACCTGTGAATGGATCGCCCGATGCGCGACGTGTCGCCGTCGGTTCCTCGGTCGGTGCGGTGATCGAGACCTATGACTTCATCGGTTTCGGAACTGCGGCCGCCCTGTATTTCGGCACGGCGTTCTTCCCCGGGCAGAGCTCGGTTGCCGGCACTCTGGCGGCATTCGCCACGCTGGGCGTCGGTTTCGCTGCCCGTCCGATCGGCGGTGTCATCGGCGGCCACCTCGGCGACCGGGTGGGCCGCAAGCCGGTACTGGTGGCTTCCCTGATCCTGATGGGACTGGCCACCTTCGCCATCGGCCTGCTGCCGACCTATGCCCAAGTCGGCGTGATCGCCCCGATCCTGCTCGTCGTGGTGCGCATCATCCAGGGCCTCGCGTTCGGCGCCGAATGGGGCGGCGCGATCCTGATGAGCTACGAACATGCACCGTGGCGCAAGAAGGGTCGCTACACCGGCATCGTGCAAGCAGGCTTCCCCGTCGGTCTACTGCTCGCCAACCTCGTGTTCCTCGGCAGCGTGCACCTCGCCGGCGACTGGGCGTGGCGAGTCCCGTTCCTTTCCAGCATCGTGCTCGTCATCGTCGGCCTGATCATCCGGGCGAAGGTCCCCGAGTCGCCGGTCTTCGAAGAGGTCAAGGACGCCGGCAAGGTCGAGAAGTCGCCGATCGTCGAGTCGATCAAACACGACTGGCGCGACATCCTGCGCGGCATCGGGCTCCGCATCGCCGAAACCGCCGGCTACGCCGTCTCGATCACCTACATGATCTCCTACCTGCACAACGAGGATCTGGCCTCCAAGAGTGAGACCCTCACGTCACTGTGCATCGCCTCGGCAATCGGCATCGGTGCGACAGTCGGTTGGGCGACGCTGACCGACAAGATCGGTCGACGCCCGGTCTACATCTGCGTCTGCGCCTTCGCGGTGATCTTCGCGATACCGATGTTCCTACTCGTCAACACCGGATTGATCCTGTTCATCGGCGCCACCATCATCCTGTCCTACGCCGTCTGCCAGAACGCGCTGGCCGGTGCCCAGGGTGCCTGGTTCCCCGAGCTCTTCGACGCTGCTCGACGTGCATCGGGAGCATCACTGGCATACCAGATCTCGGCCATGGTCGCCGGTTTCACCCCGTTCATCACGACCCTGCTGTTCGTCTGGCTCGGCTGGATCGGTCCGGCGCTGCTGTTCGCGCTGTATGCGGCCATCGGTCTCGTCGCTGCCCTGTCGACCCGCGAAACGTGGGGGCCCGAGGAGCGTCGCCTGGCTGCCGAAGCCGAGCGAAACGCCGCCGACCGCCCTTTCGTCCCTGAACCTGCCAAGGAATTGCTATGA
- a CDS encoding sugar phosphate isomerase/epimerase family protein — MVSTRLGCSTISFRRLDLGAALATIADLGFSEVDLGSLPGVCEHVPLDLDRPARSRVVAAVRANGLAVRSINADIGDLNRPISAGETAQRRRHLEELLALAADVGSMAVVLPNGALSRAPIQSLTADLDLVAAELTAAAAVAETHGVGLWTESLHVLRLCCTVQRATALAERLAGSTVGHVLDVSHVVASGAHLAEAIAALDERIEHVHLRDATRGEPGDDSDPLRPGNINLSIGRGEVDFDAGLRALGDSAFTGHLTLELETHDIDDRVRPAVTAAAARTIEALLDTHLPTN, encoded by the coding sequence ATGGTCAGCACGCGACTCGGTTGTTCGACGATCTCGTTTCGTCGGCTCGACCTGGGTGCGGCGTTGGCCACCATCGCCGATCTGGGATTCAGCGAGGTCGATCTCGGCTCTCTGCCGGGGGTGTGCGAGCACGTCCCGCTAGATCTGGACCGACCCGCCCGGTCGCGCGTTGTCGCCGCAGTCCGCGCCAACGGTCTGGCGGTTCGCTCCATCAACGCCGACATCGGTGACCTGAATCGCCCGATCTCCGCCGGTGAGACCGCACAACGTCGACGCCACCTCGAAGAACTACTCGCGCTTGCCGCCGACGTCGGCTCGATGGCCGTCGTGCTGCCCAACGGTGCTTTGTCCCGAGCGCCGATTCAGTCCCTCACCGCTGACCTCGATCTGGTCGCAGCGGAGCTCACCGCGGCCGCTGCGGTTGCCGAAACCCACGGTGTCGGGTTGTGGACGGAGTCGCTGCACGTGCTCCGGTTGTGCTGCACGGTGCAACGGGCGACCGCGCTCGCCGAACGGTTGGCCGGCAGCACCGTGGGCCACGTGCTCGATGTCAGCCACGTCGTCGCCTCGGGCGCGCACCTCGCCGAGGCGATCGCCGCGCTGGACGAACGCATCGAACACGTGCATCTGCGGGACGCGACTCGAGGAGAGCCCGGCGACGATTCGGATCCGCTCCGGCCCGGAAACATCAACCTGAGTATCGGTCGAGGTGAGGTCGACTTCGACGCCGGGCTGCGCGCGCTCGGCGACAGCGCATTCACCGGGCACCTCACGCTCGAACTGGAAACCCACGACATCGACGACCGCGTCCGCCCAGCAGTCACGGCCGCCGCAGCCCGCACCATCGAGGCACTTCTCGACACGCACCTGCCCACCAATTGA
- a CDS encoding SDR family NAD(P)-dependent oxidoreductase, with product MSTQRTAVITGAASQAGLGRATAARYAEDGWGIVILDLDGEASAKVAAEIGSTYDVPAFGHEIDVASEESVTRAHAAVAGEVASGALPAVGAVANIAGITSPVPFLETTLDLWNKVMAVNATGTYLVTKAFVPAMIDNGWGRIVNMSSVSAQRGGGVFGKVPYSSAKAAVLGFTKALARELGDTGVTVNAVTPGAADTAIRVGSTAEDEAAIAAGIPLGRVATTREVASVITFLSSEDASYLTGTTIDINGGSHMH from the coding sequence ATGAGCACCCAACGAACCGCCGTCATCACCGGCGCCGCCTCGCAGGCCGGACTCGGCCGCGCCACTGCCGCCCGCTACGCCGAAGACGGCTGGGGCATCGTCATTCTCGACCTCGACGGGGAGGCGTCGGCCAAGGTCGCCGCCGAGATCGGTAGCACCTACGACGTACCGGCCTTCGGCCACGAGATCGACGTCGCGAGTGAGGAATCCGTCACCCGCGCCCACGCCGCCGTCGCCGGCGAAGTCGCCTCCGGTGCACTCCCCGCGGTCGGGGCGGTCGCCAACATCGCCGGCATCACCTCCCCGGTGCCCTTCCTCGAGACCACCCTCGACCTGTGGAACAAGGTCATGGCAGTCAACGCCACCGGCACCTACCTGGTCACCAAGGCCTTCGTGCCTGCCATGATCGACAACGGCTGGGGCCGCATCGTCAACATGTCTTCGGTGTCCGCACAGCGCGGCGGCGGCGTCTTCGGCAAGGTCCCCTACTCGTCGGCAAAAGCCGCCGTCCTCGGCTTCACCAAAGCCCTCGCCCGCGAACTCGGTGATACCGGTGTCACCGTCAACGCCGTCACCCCAGGTGCTGCCGACACCGCTATCCGCGTCGGCAGCACCGCCGAGGACGAGGCCGCCATCGCCGCCGGTATCCCCCTGGGTCGCGTCGCCACGACCCGCGAGGTCGCCTCGGTCATCACCTTCCTGTCCTCGGAGGATGCCTCATACCTCACGGGCACCACCATTGACATCAACGGCGGCAGCCATATGCACTGA
- the msrA gene encoding peptide-methionine (S)-S-oxide reductase MsrA codes for MTIDTGQITRRPGAETAVLAGGCFWGMEDLIRRQPGVLDTRVGYTGGSNEHATYRNHPGHAEAVEIVFDPSETTYRDVLAFFFQIHDPSTKDRQGNDVGTSYRSAIFPLSPEQERVARDTIADVDASGLWPGKAVTTIEPQAPFWEAEPEHQDYLLKQPNGYTCHFPRAGWVLPKREDAETR; via the coding sequence ATGACCATCGACACCGGACAGATCACGCGTCGCCCCGGCGCCGAGACGGCGGTCCTCGCCGGCGGCTGCTTCTGGGGAATGGAGGATCTCATCCGCCGCCAACCCGGCGTGCTGGACACCAGGGTCGGATACACCGGCGGAAGCAACGAGCACGCCACCTATCGCAACCATCCCGGTCATGCCGAGGCGGTCGAGATCGTGTTCGATCCGTCGGAGACGACGTACCGAGACGTTCTGGCGTTCTTCTTCCAGATCCACGATCCGAGCACCAAGGATCGTCAGGGTAACGATGTCGGTACCAGCTATCGGTCCGCGATCTTCCCGTTGAGCCCGGAGCAGGAGCGGGTCGCGCGGGACACGATCGCCGACGTCGACGCGTCGGGCCTGTGGCCCGGGAAGGCCGTGACGACCATCGAGCCGCAAGCGCCCTTCTGGGAAGCCGAGCCGGAGCATCAGGACTACCTGCTCAAGCAGCCCAACGGCTACACCTGCCACTTCCCCCGCGCAGGGTGGGTGCTGCCGAAGCGGGAGGATGCCGAGACCCGGTAG